The window TCGGCCTTTTTGACCTCGCCGAGGAGGTCGAGGCTGACGGCGAGGTTGCGCCACGCGGCCGGGGCGTTGTTCGTGGCGTCGATGTAGCGACGCCAGAACGCCTCGGCCTCTTCGACGTCGCGGTCTTCGGTTGCGAGTGCGGCCAGGCGATAGAGGCTCGGAGCGTGCTTCGCGTCGAGCTCCAGCGCCTTCTCGTACTGGCGAACGGCCTGCTTGCGGGCCATGCGGACCTGGCGTGAGGCGTCCTCGCCAGGCTTGCCGACGACGGCTCGTTCGTGGAACTGGCCGGCGGCATAGTGGCTGTCGGCCGTCACCTTCGGCTCGGGCATCTGCTCAGCGACCTGGGTCGGCGGCTCGGTGTTGCTCGAGGAGCACCCGGCGATGAGCGGGCCGGAAACCAATGCGACGGCAGCGACAAGGCGCAAGCGACTCAGAGTCATGGTCGCTGTATCGACATCGCCCCGTCCGTGGTTGGAAGGCCGATGGCTCCTATGGCTTATCGGACGCGGACTTCCTCGTGGCTGAACTGCACAAAACCCAGGCATTTTGCCCTTCGAGCGCCCTCTTTTGCGGCGATGACGACGGTTGGTCATCGCTGGACGGCGGACCACCGTGAGCCCAGTGGCGTGGTCGCATCGAAACATGTCGCACTGTCGTGCCATTGCGTCGAGCACGACGCTGTTGGACGTGGTGTTGACAACGCGCATCGCGCTTTACCTCAAAAGTGACGGGCTTTTTGTCGCCGCCCATTCGGCCATTCCAGCCCGTGAGGGCCGTCGGTGTGCAGGTCCAGACCGACCAGCCCGCACAAACGGAATTGGGCAAAGCGTTCGGGTTGTCAGACGGCGAAGTTGGGCTGTTTGAGCTTTCGATGAATCGCCTTACAACCCCGAGCATTGGCACGTCCGTTGCCAAGGGATTGGCGGGGAGAAACTGCGACTCGATCCCCTGCATGGCCTCGAGATTTCACTCCATGACCTCGCGACTTCGGGCTCGACGCCTGCTGACGATCGGTGCCTTCGCGGCGTTGCTCTGTTCGACCGCCAGTGTCCGCGCCGGCTCGGTCGCGTGGGAGCTGCCCCGCGACGTGCCGCCGACGGTGGCGCAGACGCCTGCTGCCGAGCGCGTTTCAGTGACAACCCCGTTCGAGGCGCCGGCCAGGCTGATCCGTGTGTCAGACGTCCCGGAGTGGCAGGTGCCATCGCCCTCAGCGATGCCGGCAGTGGTCGAGCCCAACACCGATGTGCGAAGCCCGTCGCGGGGTCTGCCGGCGACCTTGCTCGGCGGATTCGGCACGCTTTTGCTCATCGGGTGGCGTGCTCGTCGGTGATTTGGAAACGCCGACGTCGCTCGCGTGTCGATACAGCACAGGGTCCACACGGTGGTGAGCAGCGATTTAGCTGTTCCCACGCGGTGCGGTACTATTGTGTCACGACATTCGACTGCGACGAGGGCAACCAACCACGACGTCGCACGGGCTGAGAAGGACGGAGTCACATGAATCACAACGAGTCTGCCGTGGCAAGCGAGCGCGGGCACGAAGAGGCCGATGGCGGTTCTTTGCCGTTGTCGTCCGCTCCGCCGACCGACGTCGCTTCGGGTGAAAACGCCGAG of the Planctomycetota bacterium genome contains:
- a CDS encoding tetratricopeptide repeat protein codes for the protein MTLSRLRLVAAVALVSGPLIAGCSSSNTEPPTQVAEQMPEPKVTADSHYAAGQFHERAVVGKPGEDASRQVRMARKQAVRQYEKALELDAKHAPSLYRLAALATEDRDVEEAEAFWRRYIDATNNAPAAWRNLAVSLDLLGEVKKAEEAYRQTLAFDPDDDAARVNLGMLLARENRISEARTELSRALAPADVHYHIAQALRRKDKPEAAAAELRAAAAIDSRYANTDQKTSD